One genomic window of Methanomassiliicoccales archaeon includes the following:
- a CDS encoding purine phosphoribosyltransferase family protein — MLEKLRESLKDSPVVRFGEYDYFIHPVTDGIPFMEPDLLEEVIDHICSVCDFECDLIIGAEAMAIPLMAPLSLKTGVPYNIIRKRRYGLPGEVSVKQVTGYSKLDLYINGISRGNRVVIVDDVISTGGTMRALVTALRGIGARIEDIIIVVEKTDEKAALEQELNVRIKTLVKIEIRDGEVIVLS, encoded by the coding sequence ATGTTGGAAAAACTGAGGGAGAGCCTGAAAGACTCCCCCGTGGTTCGCTTTGGCGAATATGATTACTTCATTCATCCAGTGACGGATGGGATCCCGTTCATGGAGCCCGACCTACTTGAGGAGGTGATCGATCACATCTGCTCCGTCTGCGATTTCGAATGCGACCTGATCATCGGGGCAGAGGCCATGGCCATCCCACTTATGGCACCGCTATCCCTGAAGACTGGCGTCCCATACAATATCATCCGGAAGAGGAGGTACGGGCTGCCGGGGGAGGTCAGCGTCAAGCAGGTGACGGGCTATTCAAAATTGGACCTGTACATCAACGGCATCTCCAGGGGGAACAGGGTTGTGATTGTTGACGACGTGATCAGCACCGGAGGCACGATGAGAGCCCTGGTCACCGCTCTGAGAGGGATCGGTGCCAGGATCGAGGACATAATCATCGTCGTGGAGAAGACCGATGAGAAGGCCGCCCTGGAACAGGAACTTAACGTCAGGATAAAGACTTTGGTGAAGATCGAGATCCGTGATGGTGAGGTGATCGTGCTCAGCTGA
- a CDS encoding DNA-directed RNA polymerase, which produces MSYDRAPREMHKAICGDCNQECEVPFKPTEGRPVYCRDCYQKHRPARSSRY; this is translated from the coding sequence ATGTCATACGACAGGGCACCCAGGGAGATGCACAAGGCCATCTGTGGGGACTGCAACCAAGAATGCGAAGTCCCATTTAAGCCGACAGAGGGCAGGCCAGTTTATTGCCGCGATTGCTACCAGAAGCACCGCCCGGCTCGAAGCAGCAGGTACTGA